GGAACATAAATGCAATTAAAAGTGCCGTTAACAAAAAAGCAAATGCCAGCGACGAAAGTAAATTATCTAGCAGGTAACCAGTCCCTTTTTGGAAAACCAAAGCTTTTCCTGTAATGGTTACTTTATATTGATTGGCTGGGAAAATCTTGTCCGCTTTCTTCCGAATTTCCGCTTCTATTTTAGCAATCTTATCGCCACTTTCATCGCGCATGAAAGTAGTAATTCGGGCATATTGACCGGTTGCATCCACATAGCTTTTCATCACATTATCTTTCGAATTTTTAGTCGAATTTTTAGCATAAGATAAAATAAAAGATTGTTCCTGTGAGCTAGGCAATTCATAATAATCGGGATTTCCGTTGTAATACGCTTGCTTAGAATACTTAACCAGATTGACAATCGAAATAGGCTTAGACAATTCTGGAATCTCATCAATGGCTTCCTCAAGTTCCTCCATTCGCTTCAGGGTAGACAATTTCATCACTCCTTTTTTGCGCTTGGTATCAATCATAATTTCAAGCGGCATCACTCCGTCAAACTCTTTTTCGAAGAAAACAATATCCTCAAAAAAGGCTTCTTTTTTAGGCATGTCCTCAATTAAACTTCCCGAAATTCGCATTTCATATATCCCTATAATGCTCACTACTAATAACGATACAGCTACTACATAGATTGAAAATCGATTGTATTTTACATTTCTTAAAATCCAATCCATGAAAACTTTAACATAGTTGCGATCCAAGTGCTCAATGTGACGCTCCTTAGGTGCTGGAATAAAACTATGAAAAATAGGGATTACAATGATGCACAAAAAGAAAAGCGCCATAATATTGATAGATGTTACCACTCCAAACTCTAACAACAATTGATTGTTTGAAGCAATAAAGGTAGCAAAGCCTATGGCTGTGGTAAGATTAGTCATTAAAGTTGCCATTCCTACCTTTGTAGTAACACGTTGTAACGCTTTAGCCTTATTATGGTGAATTTTATATTCTTGATGGTACTTATTGGTCAAGAAAATGCAATTCGGGATTCCAATTACGATGATTAAAGAGGGAACTAAAGCCGTTAAAACCGTAATTTCATAATTCAACAATCCTAAAAACCCAAAAGACCACATCACACCAATAATTACAATAATCATAGATATTAAGGTGGCTCTAAAACTTCTAAAAAAGAAAAAGAAAAGCAATGAAGTTACCAGTAAAGAAGTACCTATAAAAATGCTAATTTCATCAGTAATGGTCTTTGCATTCAAGGTCCTGATGTATGGCATTCCCGAAACTCGTAAATCAATTCCGGTTTCTTTCTCAAAAACTTCGACTGCAGGGACTAGTTTCTCTAAGATAAAATCTTTTCTAGCAGCTGTGTTTACAATTTTCTTGTCCATGTACACCGCAGAACGAATACTTCCTGATCTTTTATTAAATAGCAAACCCTCATAGAAAGGCATATCATTGATAAGTTCCTTCTTTATGGTTTGCAAATAGGCAGGATCTAAAGTTTTATTTTGATCAATAAAAGGAACCAGTTCAAAGGTTTCTAGGGAGTCATTTTTTTGAAGCTTTTTTAAATCATTAAGAGATACCACAAGATCTACAGCGGCATCATTTTTTAAAGAATTCATCATTCTAGACCAAGACGCGAATGCCTTTGGGGTGAATATAGCATCATCTTTAACACCAATGATGACAAGATTTCCTTCTTCTCCAAATTTATTTAAAAAAGCATCATATTCTATATTGACAATATTGTCATTAGGCAATAAATTTGCCTCGGTAAAAGTAAAATGAATATTTTTCCATTGTAAAGCTAAAAGTGCTGTTATTGCCACAATAATAGACAGCATTAAAATTCTATTCCTAAGGACAATACGAGCAATTAACTCCCAAAATCCCAAACTAAACCACTTGATCATATTTCCTATTTATTGGGCGCAAAGGTAATTAAATCGACTACAAATCGTGAGTTATAATCAAAAGTTTTTCTTGTGTTTACTGGATTTTAAGGGTTGTTTTTTATATTTACAATTAATTAATTTTAAACTGTAAAATTTATACATTTGGTTTTACCATCTTTGTCATAATTAAAAAAATAATTTGTATCCACAACACTATGAAAAAATATAAAAACTCAATTTTTTATTTGGTTGTGACTGGCGTGTTTCTCTTTTTGATGTATCTCATTATCAATAAAGGAAAAACGCTCGAAGCAAATGAAACAATTGTATCCCCTATTAGTGATAAGGGATCTTGGGGAGATTTCATAGCCTCTATGCTTCATAATTTTCAGGATCCATTAGCCATATTATTAGCGCAAATCATAACTATCATTCTGGTTGCACGTATATTTGGATGGATTTTCAAAAAAATTGGTCAGCCCTCAGTAATAGGAGAAATTATTGCTGGTATTGTTTTGGGACCCTCTTTATTGGGTTTGTATTTCCCTGAAGTATCTGCTGCATTGTTTCCAGTAGCTTCACTAGGAAATTTAAAATTTTTAAGCCAAATAGGACTGATCCTTTTTATGTTTGTAATAGGTATGGAGCTGGATTTAAAAGTCTTAAAAAACAAAGCTAACGAAGCCATTGTAATCAGTCACGCTAGTATTATTATTCCGTTTACACTGGGCATAGGGCTTGCCTATTTTGTGTACAATCAATTTGCTCCAGAAGGCGTTAAGTTTTTATCTTTTAGTTTGTTCATGGGTATTGCACTAAGCATCACTGCTTTTCCAGTACTAGCACGTATTGTCCAAGAAAGAGGCATACACAAGACAAAATTAGGCGCTATTGTAATTACTTGCGCAGCAGCAGATGATATTACTGCTTGGTGTATTTTAGCAGTAGTAATTGCAATTGTAAAAGCGGGAACATTTGTTAGTTCACTATACATTATCATGCTTGCAGTACTATATGTTGCAGCAATGATCTATATCGTAAAACCTTTCTTAAAGAGAATTGGAGATTTATATGGAACTAAAGACAGTATTGTAAAACCGGTTGTAGCTATCTTTTTTTTGGTCTTAATTGTATCCTCATATGCAACTGAAGTGATTGGAATCCATGCTCTTTTTGGCGCTTTTATGGCAGGAGCTATTATGCCTGATGTTCCTAAATTTAGAACCATATTTATAGAAAAAGTAGAAGATGTTGCACTAATTTTACTCTTACCACTATTCTTTGTTTTTACTGGATTAAAAACTGAAATTGGTCTTTTAAACGATCCTTATTTATGGAAAATAACGGGTTTCATAATTCTTGTAGCCGTTGTAGGTAAGTTTTTTGGAAGCGCACTAGCAGCCAAATTTGTGGGTCAAAGTTGGCGCGATAGTTTTACAATAGGAGCCTTGATGAACACCCGAGGATTGATGGAGTTAATTGTATTGAATATAGGTCTTGAACTAAAAGTACTTACACCCGAAGTTTTTACAATGATGGTTATAATGGCACTCGTAACTACATTTATGACAGGACCGGCACTAGATCTTATTAATTATATTTTTGACACAAAAGATGGTCCCGAACAAGCTGAACTATCAGATGATTCCAAGTTTAAAATACTAATCTCTTTTGGGAACAATGAAAAAGGAAAATCACTGCTTCGAATTGCAAATAGTTTGGTAAAAAAACAAAAAAATACCGCTAGCGTTACCGTTATGCACCTGTCTCTAAGCGACGAAGTACATAGTTTCAACCTAGAGGACAAAGAAAAAAACAGTTTTCACCCTTTGGTTGAAGAATCTCAAATTCTAAAACAAGAAATCACTACCGTTTTCAAGGCTACAACAGATATTGAAACTGAAATTGCTGATGTTGCTAATCAAGGAGATTATGATTTATTGCTAATAGGTTTAGGAAAATCTATTTTTGAAGGTACTATCCTTGGGAAAGTGATTGGGTTTACCACTAGAATCATTAACCCTGACCGTTTAATAGATAAGTTTACAGGAAAAGAAGGCTTGTTTGAAAATTCACCATTTGATGAAAGAACAAGACAAATCATTTCCAAAACCAAAATGCCGATTGGAATTCTTATTGATAAAGATCTACAACAAGTAAACCAAGTTTTTATTCCGGTTTTCAGTTCTGAAGATTATTTTTTAATGGACTATGTTCAAAAATTAATTTACAATAATAATTGCAAAATTATACTCTTAGAT
This portion of the Flavobacterium sp. CECT 9288 genome encodes:
- a CDS encoding RND family transporter — encoded protein: MIKWFSLGFWELIARIVLRNRILMLSIIVAITALLALQWKNIHFTFTEANLLPNDNIVNIEYDAFLNKFGEEGNLVIIGVKDDAIFTPKAFASWSRMMNSLKNDAAVDLVVSLNDLKKLQKNDSLETFELVPFIDQNKTLDPAYLQTIKKELINDMPFYEGLLFNKRSGSIRSAVYMDKKIVNTAARKDFILEKLVPAVEVFEKETGIDLRVSGMPYIRTLNAKTITDEISIFIGTSLLVTSLLFFFFFRSFRATLISMIIVIIGVMWSFGFLGLLNYEITVLTALVPSLIIVIGIPNCIFLTNKYHQEYKIHHNKAKALQRVTTKVGMATLMTNLTTAIGFATFIASNNQLLLEFGVVTSINIMALFFLCIIVIPIFHSFIPAPKERHIEHLDRNYVKVFMDWILRNVKYNRFSIYVVAVSLLVVSIIGIYEMRISGSLIEDMPKKEAFFEDIVFFEKEFDGVMPLEIMIDTKRKKGVMKLSTLKRMEELEEAIDEIPELSKPISIVNLVKYSKQAYYNGNPDYYELPSSQEQSFILSYAKNSTKNSKDNVMKSYVDATGQYARITTFMRDESGDKIAKIEAEIRKKADKIFPANQYKVTITGKALVFQKGTGYLLDNLLSSLAFAFLLTALLIAFMFRSFKMVLVSIIPNLLPLMLTAGLMGFLDIPLKPSTILVFGIAFGLSVDDTVRFLSQYREELKKNNWKIRKSVYATFTDAGLSMFYTSIVLFFGFSVFMLSSFGGTIALGGLISLTLLFGMLSNLMLLPALVLTLNKTLANEQDFIEPKIDIIEPSDAEIDELEQKK
- a CDS encoding cation:proton antiporter, with the translated sequence MKKYKNSIFYLVVTGVFLFLMYLIINKGKTLEANETIVSPISDKGSWGDFIASMLHNFQDPLAILLAQIITIILVARIFGWIFKKIGQPSVIGEIIAGIVLGPSLLGLYFPEVSAALFPVASLGNLKFLSQIGLILFMFVIGMELDLKVLKNKANEAIVISHASIIIPFTLGIGLAYFVYNQFAPEGVKFLSFSLFMGIALSITAFPVLARIVQERGIHKTKLGAIVITCAAADDITAWCILAVVIAIVKAGTFVSSLYIIMLAVLYVAAMIYIVKPFLKRIGDLYGTKDSIVKPVVAIFFLVLIVSSYATEVIGIHALFGAFMAGAIMPDVPKFRTIFIEKVEDVALILLLPLFFVFTGLKTEIGLLNDPYLWKITGFIILVAVVGKFFGSALAAKFVGQSWRDSFTIGALMNTRGLMELIVLNIGLELKVLTPEVFTMMVIMALVTTFMTGPALDLINYIFDTKDGPEQAELSDDSKFKILISFGNNEKGKSLLRIANSLVKKQKNTASVTVMHLSLSDEVHSFNLEDKEKNSFHPLVEESQILKQEITTVFKATTDIETEIADVANQGDYDLLLIGLGKSIFEGTILGKVIGFTTRIINPDRLIDKFTGKEGLFENSPFDERTRQIISKTKMPIGILIDKDLQQVNQVFIPVFSSEDYFLMDYVQKLIYNNNCKIILLDVNGRLTTNFVMNSAIQSLEQQFPNNISVITDKIIKKDFLDQQDLMLISLESWKALVDSRSTWLSGVPSVLIVKQ